A genomic window from Vitis riparia cultivar Riparia Gloire de Montpellier isolate 1030 chromosome 18, EGFV_Vit.rip_1.0, whole genome shotgun sequence includes:
- the LOC117906900 gene encoding probable serine/threonine protein kinase IRE4 isoform X1 — protein MAEPIRSGGDISTEIGIPTGLNRIKTRRESSKDQLNWKPDDDDKFQESRPRGISRPPANQKHNKGHAKFAGSIEGFHKGKKIARWFTSHLSKDSSQGFDDVPPKVQDSNSKVQAPDKEGSTRTKQWKEGKHLTGKQSSPEDLSSIKVPKGLKSFSHELGPKGGIPPSHPRAHSYNDLKELLGSLHSRFDAAKEVVNVELSSLTGDIMDALQKNDSSPGQKMAEDLLILAQQCMEMTPSEFRIKCETIVQGLTEKRQHCQTAFLKWLFTRMLFILTRCTRLLRFQKDSEPIDEKSLHNFTKCLESIPAVEMNWAPYSRIVDSGSDYDSNGKSDAKHELQWRNRVSSLLEQTWCRSEEPADKSGITSRKDSMVLVQKPLSQNSQIDFLPHIEQDGDFPGKSMNSFEDGSLHEPERGLDGSDSVICRICEENVPTSHLESHSYICAYADKCDLKYLDIDERLSKLAEILEQIIESRTLNFQASFCSPENSRMQITNSAVISEGCSPKISEWRNKGVEGMFEDLHEMDTACIDDSYLTNPLNLKGHWGTKLSQYGAPSSTGSMTSMSSTNTPRAGHFDLFWLEHNNPSKLEDVQQMADLADIARCVAGTDLSKEGSCDFLLACMEDLQDVLQNTKLKSLVIDTFGGRIENLLREKYILACELADTKSPKSDNRIKESSRLLFDNASHSSTMSTPLHPLHKERTSIDDFEIIKPISRGAFGKVFLARKRTTGDLFAIKVLKKLDMIRKNDIERILAERNILITVRNPFVVRFFYSFTCRDNVYLVMEYLNGGDLYSLLRKLGCLEEDVARIYIAELVLALEYLHSLGIVHRDLKPDNILIAHDGHIKLTDFGLSKIGLINSTVDLSGPETDGSTDAFLDSLNLHTQQTDDRHRQSAVGTPDYLAPEILLGTEHGYAADWWSVGIILFELITGVPPFTAEHPEIIFDNILNRKIPWPSVPGDMSYEAQDLINRFLIHDPDLRLGANGSSEVKTHPFFKGVNWDTLALQKAVFVPQPDSADDTSYFVSRYSQIPSGLPDEQDCSDSATDTSDLYSNSGLEMDECGDLAEFDSSPLNLSLINFSFKNLSQLASINYDVLLQTGKDPTKCSPSKSRDT, from the exons ATGGCGGAGCCGATTCGAAGCGGTGGAGATATTTCAACAGAAATCGGTATTCCGACCGGGTTGAATCGGATCAAGACTCGTCGAGAGTCTTCCAAGGATCAACTGAATTGGAAACCTGATGATGACGATAAGTTTCAGGAGTCGCGGCCTCGTGGAATTTCAAGGCCGCCAGCGAATCAGAAGCATAACAAAGGACATGCAAAATTCGCTGGCTCTATCGAAG GATTCCATAAAGGAAAGAAGATTGCTCGGTGGTTCACCTCACATCTTTCCAAGGATTCCAGTCAAGGTTTTGATGATGTTCCTCCAAAAGTTCAG GACAGTAACTCTAAAGTCCAGGCACCCGACAAGGAAGGTTCTACAAGAACTAAACAATGGAAGGAGGGGAAGCATTTGACTGGAAAACAATCTTCACCAGAGGACTTAAGCAGTATTAAAGTGCCAAAAGGTTTAAAAAGTTTTTCACATGAGTTAGGACCAAAGGGTGGCATTCCACCTTCCCATCCTCGGGCGCATAGCTACAATGATTTGAAG GAGCTTCTGGGATCATTGCATTCAAGATTTGATGCTGCTAAAGAAGTGGTGAATGTGGAGCTGTCTAGTCTTACTGGGGATATCATGGATGCACTTCAGAAGAATGACTCATCCCCAGGACAAAAGATGGCAGAAGATCTTCTGATTCTTGCTCAGCAATGTATGGAAATGACTCCATCTGAGTTTCGCATCAAATGTGAAACAATTGTCCAAGGTCTGACAGAGAAAAGGCAACATTGTCAAACAGCATTTCTGAAGTGGCTCTTCACACGCATGCTTTTTATATTGACACGCTGTACTAGACTGTTGCGGTTTCAGAAAGACAGTGAGCCGATTGATGAGAAATCTCTTCATAACTTCACAAAATGTTTGGAGAGCATTCCTGCTGTTGAAATGAACTGGGCGCCCTATTCCAGAATTGTTGATTCTGGCTCAGATTATGATAGTAATGGGAAGAGTGATGCCAAACATGAATTACAGTGGCGAAACAGGGTATCTTCTCTCCTTGAGCAAACTTGGTGCAGGTCTGAAGAGCCAGCTGACAAGAGTGGTATAACTTCTAGAAAAGATAGCATGGTTTTGGTACAAAAGCCACTGtctcaaaattctcaaattgaTTTCCTtccacatattgaacaagatgGCGATTTCCCTGGGAAGTCAATGAACAGTTTTGAGGATGGCTCTCTTCATGAGCCAGAACGGGGTTTAGATGGATCTGATTCGGTAATTTGTCGGATATGTGAGGAAAATGTTCCTACTTCTCATTTGGAATCTCATTCTTATATATGTGCTTATGCAGATAAGTGTGATTTAAAATATCTAGATATAGATGAACGCCTTTCAAAACTTGCTGAGATTTTGGAACAAATTATAGAGTCACGTACTCTGAATTTTCAGGCATCATTTTGCAGCCCTGAAAATTCAAGAATGCAAATTACAAACTCTGCTGTTATATCTGAAGGTTGTTCTCCCAAGATAAGTGAGTGGCGAAATAAAGGTGTGGAAGGGATGTTTGAGGACCTTCATGAGATGGACACTGCCTGCATAGATGATTCCTACCTTACAAACCCCCTTAACTTGAAGGGCCACTGGGGTACAAAGCTTAGCCAGTATGGTGCACCCTCCTCAACTGGAAGCATGACATCAATGTCCTCCACAAATACCCCGAGAGCAGGTCATTTTGACTTATTCTGGCTAGAGCACAACAATCCTTCTAAGCTGGAGGATGTGCAACAG ATGGCTGACCTTGCAGACATTGCCCGCTGTGTGGCAGGCACAGATCTATCTAAAGAAGGATCCTGTGACTTTTTGCTCGCCTGTATGGAAGACTTACAGGATGTTTTACAGAATACCAAGCTCAAATCTCTTGTAATAGACACATTTGGAGGCCGGATAGAGAATCTTCTAAG AGAAAAGTATATTCTCGCTTGCGAATTAGCAGATACAAAAAGTCCCAAGAGTGATAACAGAATTAAGGAGAGCTCTAGGCTTTTGTTTGACAATGCATCCCATAGTAGTACAATGTCAACTCCTCTACATCCCTTACATAAAGAACGGACAAGCATTGATGATTTTGAGATTATCAAACCAATTAGCAGAGGTGCCTTTGGTAAAGTGTTCCTTGCACGAAAGCGAACAACAGGAGATTTATTTGCAATAAAG gtcctcaagaaattggataTGATACggaaaaatgatattgaacggATATTAGCAGAGCGTAACATACTTATTACAGTTAGAAACCCTTTTGTG GTTcgctttttttattcattcaccTGTAGAGATAATGTCTATTTGGTTATGGAATATCTTAATGGAGGTGATCTATACTCTTTGCTCAGAAAACTCGGTTGCCTTGAAGAAGATGTAGCTCGTATATATATAGCAGAACTG GTCCTTGCTTTAGAATACCTGCATTCTCTTGGCATAGTGCATCGTGATCTGAAACCAGACAATATATTGATTGCACATGATGGGCACATAAAG CTAACAGACTTTGGATTATCAAAAATTGGCCTCATAAACAGCACAGTTGATTTATCGGGGCCCGAGACAGATGGAAGCACTGATGCTTTTCTAGATTCCCTTAATCTGCACACTCAACAAACAGATGATAGACATCGACAATCAGCTGTTGGGACACCTGACTACTTGGCTCCAGAAATCCTTCTTGGAACAGAGCATG GTTATGCTGCGGACTGGTGGTCAGTGGGAATTATCCTATTTGAATTAATTACTGGAGTTCCACCATTCACCGCTGAGCATCCAGAG ATAATCTTCGACAACATTCTTAACAGGAAAATCCCCTGGCCTTCTGTTCCTGGTGATATGTCCTATGAGGCTCAAGACTTGATTAACAG GTTTCTTATTCATGATCCAGATCTGCGCCTCGGAGCAAATGGATCGTCAGAG GTGAAAACACATCCTTTTTTCAAGGGAGTTAACTGGGACACCCTTGCATTACAAAAG GCCGTCTTTGTACCACAGCCTGATAGTGCAGATGATACAAGTTATTTCGTTTCACGGTACTCTCAAATTCCTAGTGGGTTGCCAGATGAACAGGACTGTAGTGATTCTGCTACTGATACTAGTGACCTATACTCAAATTCTGGACTTGAG ATGGATGAATGCGGTGATCTGGCGGAGTTTGATTCTTCCCCTCTTAACCTATCATTGATAAACTTCTCTTTCAAG AATCTGTCGCAGTTGGCGTCCATTAATTATGACGTGCTCTTGCAGACTGGGAAGGATCCAACAAAGTGCAGCCCATCCAAATCTCGAGACACTTAA
- the LOC117906900 gene encoding probable serine/threonine protein kinase IRE4 isoform X3, with protein sequence MAEPIRSGGDISTEIGIPTGLNRIKTRRESSKDQLNWKPDDDDKFQESRPRGISRPPANQKHNKGHAKFAGSIEGFHKGKKIARWFTSHLSKDSSQGFDDVPPKVQDSNSKVQAPDKEGSTRTKQWKEGKHLTGKQSSPEDLSSIKVPKGLKSFSHELGPKGGIPPSHPRAHSYNDLKELLGSLHSRFDAAKEVVNVELSSLTGDIMDALQKNDSSPGQKMAEDLLILAQQCMEMTPSEFRIKCETIVQGLTEKRQHCQTAFLKWLFTRMLFILTRCTRLLRFQKDSEPIDEKSLHNFTKCLESIPAVEMNWAPYSRIVDSGSDYDSNGKSDAKHELQWRNRVSSLLEQTWCRSEEPADKSGITSRKDSMVLVQKPLSQNSQIDFLPHIEQDGDFPGKSMNSFEDGSLHEPERGLDGSDSASFCSPENSRMQITNSAVISEGCSPKISEWRNKGVEGMFEDLHEMDTACIDDSYLTNPLNLKGHWGTKLSQYGAPSSTGSMTSMSSTNTPRAGHFDLFWLEHNNPSKLEDVQQMADLADIARCVAGTDLSKEGSCDFLLACMEDLQDVLQNTKLKSLVIDTFGGRIENLLREKYILACELADTKSPKSDNRIKESSRLLFDNASHSSTMSTPLHPLHKERTSIDDFEIIKPISRGAFGKVFLARKRTTGDLFAIKVLKKLDMIRKNDIERILAERNILITVRNPFVVRFFYSFTCRDNVYLVMEYLNGGDLYSLLRKLGCLEEDVARIYIAELVLALEYLHSLGIVHRDLKPDNILIAHDGHIKLTDFGLSKIGLINSTVDLSGPETDGSTDAFLDSLNLHTQQTDDRHRQSAVGTPDYLAPEILLGTEHGYAADWWSVGIILFELITGVPPFTAEHPEIIFDNILNRKIPWPSVPGDMSYEAQDLINRFLIHDPDLRLGANGSSEVKTHPFFKGVNWDTLALQKAVFVPQPDSADDTSYFVSRYSQIPSGLPDEQDCSDSATDTSDLYSNSGLEMDECGDLAEFDSSPLNLSLINFSFKNLSQLASINYDVLLQTGKDPTKCSPSKSRDT encoded by the exons ATGGCGGAGCCGATTCGAAGCGGTGGAGATATTTCAACAGAAATCGGTATTCCGACCGGGTTGAATCGGATCAAGACTCGTCGAGAGTCTTCCAAGGATCAACTGAATTGGAAACCTGATGATGACGATAAGTTTCAGGAGTCGCGGCCTCGTGGAATTTCAAGGCCGCCAGCGAATCAGAAGCATAACAAAGGACATGCAAAATTCGCTGGCTCTATCGAAG GATTCCATAAAGGAAAGAAGATTGCTCGGTGGTTCACCTCACATCTTTCCAAGGATTCCAGTCAAGGTTTTGATGATGTTCCTCCAAAAGTTCAG GACAGTAACTCTAAAGTCCAGGCACCCGACAAGGAAGGTTCTACAAGAACTAAACAATGGAAGGAGGGGAAGCATTTGACTGGAAAACAATCTTCACCAGAGGACTTAAGCAGTATTAAAGTGCCAAAAGGTTTAAAAAGTTTTTCACATGAGTTAGGACCAAAGGGTGGCATTCCACCTTCCCATCCTCGGGCGCATAGCTACAATGATTTGAAG GAGCTTCTGGGATCATTGCATTCAAGATTTGATGCTGCTAAAGAAGTGGTGAATGTGGAGCTGTCTAGTCTTACTGGGGATATCATGGATGCACTTCAGAAGAATGACTCATCCCCAGGACAAAAGATGGCAGAAGATCTTCTGATTCTTGCTCAGCAATGTATGGAAATGACTCCATCTGAGTTTCGCATCAAATGTGAAACAATTGTCCAAGGTCTGACAGAGAAAAGGCAACATTGTCAAACAGCATTTCTGAAGTGGCTCTTCACACGCATGCTTTTTATATTGACACGCTGTACTAGACTGTTGCGGTTTCAGAAAGACAGTGAGCCGATTGATGAGAAATCTCTTCATAACTTCACAAAATGTTTGGAGAGCATTCCTGCTGTTGAAATGAACTGGGCGCCCTATTCCAGAATTGTTGATTCTGGCTCAGATTATGATAGTAATGGGAAGAGTGATGCCAAACATGAATTACAGTGGCGAAACAGGGTATCTTCTCTCCTTGAGCAAACTTGGTGCAGGTCTGAAGAGCCAGCTGACAAGAGTGGTATAACTTCTAGAAAAGATAGCATGGTTTTGGTACAAAAGCCACTGtctcaaaattctcaaattgaTTTCCTtccacatattgaacaagatgGCGATTTCCCTGGGAAGTCAATGAACAGTTTTGAGGATGGCTCTCTTCATGAGCCAGAACGGGGTTTAGATGGATCTGATTCG GCATCATTTTGCAGCCCTGAAAATTCAAGAATGCAAATTACAAACTCTGCTGTTATATCTGAAGGTTGTTCTCCCAAGATAAGTGAGTGGCGAAATAAAGGTGTGGAAGGGATGTTTGAGGACCTTCATGAGATGGACACTGCCTGCATAGATGATTCCTACCTTACAAACCCCCTTAACTTGAAGGGCCACTGGGGTACAAAGCTTAGCCAGTATGGTGCACCCTCCTCAACTGGAAGCATGACATCAATGTCCTCCACAAATACCCCGAGAGCAGGTCATTTTGACTTATTCTGGCTAGAGCACAACAATCCTTCTAAGCTGGAGGATGTGCAACAG ATGGCTGACCTTGCAGACATTGCCCGCTGTGTGGCAGGCACAGATCTATCTAAAGAAGGATCCTGTGACTTTTTGCTCGCCTGTATGGAAGACTTACAGGATGTTTTACAGAATACCAAGCTCAAATCTCTTGTAATAGACACATTTGGAGGCCGGATAGAGAATCTTCTAAG AGAAAAGTATATTCTCGCTTGCGAATTAGCAGATACAAAAAGTCCCAAGAGTGATAACAGAATTAAGGAGAGCTCTAGGCTTTTGTTTGACAATGCATCCCATAGTAGTACAATGTCAACTCCTCTACATCCCTTACATAAAGAACGGACAAGCATTGATGATTTTGAGATTATCAAACCAATTAGCAGAGGTGCCTTTGGTAAAGTGTTCCTTGCACGAAAGCGAACAACAGGAGATTTATTTGCAATAAAG gtcctcaagaaattggataTGATACggaaaaatgatattgaacggATATTAGCAGAGCGTAACATACTTATTACAGTTAGAAACCCTTTTGTG GTTcgctttttttattcattcaccTGTAGAGATAATGTCTATTTGGTTATGGAATATCTTAATGGAGGTGATCTATACTCTTTGCTCAGAAAACTCGGTTGCCTTGAAGAAGATGTAGCTCGTATATATATAGCAGAACTG GTCCTTGCTTTAGAATACCTGCATTCTCTTGGCATAGTGCATCGTGATCTGAAACCAGACAATATATTGATTGCACATGATGGGCACATAAAG CTAACAGACTTTGGATTATCAAAAATTGGCCTCATAAACAGCACAGTTGATTTATCGGGGCCCGAGACAGATGGAAGCACTGATGCTTTTCTAGATTCCCTTAATCTGCACACTCAACAAACAGATGATAGACATCGACAATCAGCTGTTGGGACACCTGACTACTTGGCTCCAGAAATCCTTCTTGGAACAGAGCATG GTTATGCTGCGGACTGGTGGTCAGTGGGAATTATCCTATTTGAATTAATTACTGGAGTTCCACCATTCACCGCTGAGCATCCAGAG ATAATCTTCGACAACATTCTTAACAGGAAAATCCCCTGGCCTTCTGTTCCTGGTGATATGTCCTATGAGGCTCAAGACTTGATTAACAG GTTTCTTATTCATGATCCAGATCTGCGCCTCGGAGCAAATGGATCGTCAGAG GTGAAAACACATCCTTTTTTCAAGGGAGTTAACTGGGACACCCTTGCATTACAAAAG GCCGTCTTTGTACCACAGCCTGATAGTGCAGATGATACAAGTTATTTCGTTTCACGGTACTCTCAAATTCCTAGTGGGTTGCCAGATGAACAGGACTGTAGTGATTCTGCTACTGATACTAGTGACCTATACTCAAATTCTGGACTTGAG ATGGATGAATGCGGTGATCTGGCGGAGTTTGATTCTTCCCCTCTTAACCTATCATTGATAAACTTCTCTTTCAAG AATCTGTCGCAGTTGGCGTCCATTAATTATGACGTGCTCTTGCAGACTGGGAAGGATCCAACAAAGTGCAGCCCATCCAAATCTCGAGACACTTAA
- the LOC117906900 gene encoding probable serine/threonine protein kinase IRE4 isoform X2, which translates to MMTISFRSRGLVEFQGRQRIRSITKDMQNSLALSKDSIKERRLLGGSPHIFPRIPVKVLMMFLQKFSNSKVQAPDKEGSTRTKQWKEGKHLTGKQSSPEDLSSIKVPKGLKSFSHELGPKGGIPPSHPRAHSYNDLKELLGSLHSRFDAAKEVVNVELSSLTGDIMDALQKNDSSPGQKMAEDLLILAQQCMEMTPSEFRIKCETIVQGLTEKRQHCQTAFLKWLFTRMLFILTRCTRLLRFQKDSEPIDEKSLHNFTKCLESIPAVEMNWAPYSRIVDSGSDYDSNGKSDAKHELQWRNRVSSLLEQTWCRSEEPADKSGITSRKDSMVLVQKPLSQNSQIDFLPHIEQDGDFPGKSMNSFEDGSLHEPERGLDGSDSVICRICEENVPTSHLESHSYICAYADKCDLKYLDIDERLSKLAEILEQIIESRTLNFQASFCSPENSRMQITNSAVISEGCSPKISEWRNKGVEGMFEDLHEMDTACIDDSYLTNPLNLKGHWGTKLSQYGAPSSTGSMTSMSSTNTPRAGHFDLFWLEHNNPSKLEDVQQMADLADIARCVAGTDLSKEGSCDFLLACMEDLQDVLQNTKLKSLVIDTFGGRIENLLREKYILACELADTKSPKSDNRIKESSRLLFDNASHSSTMSTPLHPLHKERTSIDDFEIIKPISRGAFGKVFLARKRTTGDLFAIKVLKKLDMIRKNDIERILAERNILITVRNPFVVRFFYSFTCRDNVYLVMEYLNGGDLYSLLRKLGCLEEDVARIYIAELVLALEYLHSLGIVHRDLKPDNILIAHDGHIKLTDFGLSKIGLINSTVDLSGPETDGSTDAFLDSLNLHTQQTDDRHRQSAVGTPDYLAPEILLGTEHGYAADWWSVGIILFELITGVPPFTAEHPEIIFDNILNRKIPWPSVPGDMSYEAQDLINRFLIHDPDLRLGANGSSEVKTHPFFKGVNWDTLALQKAVFVPQPDSADDTSYFVSRYSQIPSGLPDEQDCSDSATDTSDLYSNSGLEMDECGDLAEFDSSPLNLSLINFSFKNLSQLASINYDVLLQTGKDPTKCSPSKSRDT; encoded by the exons ATGATGACGATAAGTTTCAGGAGTCGCGGCCTCGTGGAATTTCAAGGCCGCCAGCGAATCAGAAGCATAACAAAGGACATGCAAAATTCGCTGGCTCTATCGAAG GATTCCATAAAGGAAAGAAGATTGCTCGGTGGTTCACCTCACATCTTTCCAAGGATTCCAGTCAAGGTTTTGATGATGTTCCTCCAAAAGTTCAG TAACTCTAAAGTCCAGGCACCCGACAAGGAAGGTTCTACAAGAACTAAACAATGGAAGGAGGGGAAGCATTTGACTGGAAAACAATCTTCACCAGAGGACTTAAGCAGTATTAAAGTGCCAAAAGGTTTAAAAAGTTTTTCACATGAGTTAGGACCAAAGGGTGGCATTCCACCTTCCCATCCTCGGGCGCATAGCTACAATGATTTGAAG GAGCTTCTGGGATCATTGCATTCAAGATTTGATGCTGCTAAAGAAGTGGTGAATGTGGAGCTGTCTAGTCTTACTGGGGATATCATGGATGCACTTCAGAAGAATGACTCATCCCCAGGACAAAAGATGGCAGAAGATCTTCTGATTCTTGCTCAGCAATGTATGGAAATGACTCCATCTGAGTTTCGCATCAAATGTGAAACAATTGTCCAAGGTCTGACAGAGAAAAGGCAACATTGTCAAACAGCATTTCTGAAGTGGCTCTTCACACGCATGCTTTTTATATTGACACGCTGTACTAGACTGTTGCGGTTTCAGAAAGACAGTGAGCCGATTGATGAGAAATCTCTTCATAACTTCACAAAATGTTTGGAGAGCATTCCTGCTGTTGAAATGAACTGGGCGCCCTATTCCAGAATTGTTGATTCTGGCTCAGATTATGATAGTAATGGGAAGAGTGATGCCAAACATGAATTACAGTGGCGAAACAGGGTATCTTCTCTCCTTGAGCAAACTTGGTGCAGGTCTGAAGAGCCAGCTGACAAGAGTGGTATAACTTCTAGAAAAGATAGCATGGTTTTGGTACAAAAGCCACTGtctcaaaattctcaaattgaTTTCCTtccacatattgaacaagatgGCGATTTCCCTGGGAAGTCAATGAACAGTTTTGAGGATGGCTCTCTTCATGAGCCAGAACGGGGTTTAGATGGATCTGATTCGGTAATTTGTCGGATATGTGAGGAAAATGTTCCTACTTCTCATTTGGAATCTCATTCTTATATATGTGCTTATGCAGATAAGTGTGATTTAAAATATCTAGATATAGATGAACGCCTTTCAAAACTTGCTGAGATTTTGGAACAAATTATAGAGTCACGTACTCTGAATTTTCAGGCATCATTTTGCAGCCCTGAAAATTCAAGAATGCAAATTACAAACTCTGCTGTTATATCTGAAGGTTGTTCTCCCAAGATAAGTGAGTGGCGAAATAAAGGTGTGGAAGGGATGTTTGAGGACCTTCATGAGATGGACACTGCCTGCATAGATGATTCCTACCTTACAAACCCCCTTAACTTGAAGGGCCACTGGGGTACAAAGCTTAGCCAGTATGGTGCACCCTCCTCAACTGGAAGCATGACATCAATGTCCTCCACAAATACCCCGAGAGCAGGTCATTTTGACTTATTCTGGCTAGAGCACAACAATCCTTCTAAGCTGGAGGATGTGCAACAG ATGGCTGACCTTGCAGACATTGCCCGCTGTGTGGCAGGCACAGATCTATCTAAAGAAGGATCCTGTGACTTTTTGCTCGCCTGTATGGAAGACTTACAGGATGTTTTACAGAATACCAAGCTCAAATCTCTTGTAATAGACACATTTGGAGGCCGGATAGAGAATCTTCTAAG AGAAAAGTATATTCTCGCTTGCGAATTAGCAGATACAAAAAGTCCCAAGAGTGATAACAGAATTAAGGAGAGCTCTAGGCTTTTGTTTGACAATGCATCCCATAGTAGTACAATGTCAACTCCTCTACATCCCTTACATAAAGAACGGACAAGCATTGATGATTTTGAGATTATCAAACCAATTAGCAGAGGTGCCTTTGGTAAAGTGTTCCTTGCACGAAAGCGAACAACAGGAGATTTATTTGCAATAAAG gtcctcaagaaattggataTGATACggaaaaatgatattgaacggATATTAGCAGAGCGTAACATACTTATTACAGTTAGAAACCCTTTTGTG GTTcgctttttttattcattcaccTGTAGAGATAATGTCTATTTGGTTATGGAATATCTTAATGGAGGTGATCTATACTCTTTGCTCAGAAAACTCGGTTGCCTTGAAGAAGATGTAGCTCGTATATATATAGCAGAACTG GTCCTTGCTTTAGAATACCTGCATTCTCTTGGCATAGTGCATCGTGATCTGAAACCAGACAATATATTGATTGCACATGATGGGCACATAAAG CTAACAGACTTTGGATTATCAAAAATTGGCCTCATAAACAGCACAGTTGATTTATCGGGGCCCGAGACAGATGGAAGCACTGATGCTTTTCTAGATTCCCTTAATCTGCACACTCAACAAACAGATGATAGACATCGACAATCAGCTGTTGGGACACCTGACTACTTGGCTCCAGAAATCCTTCTTGGAACAGAGCATG GTTATGCTGCGGACTGGTGGTCAGTGGGAATTATCCTATTTGAATTAATTACTGGAGTTCCACCATTCACCGCTGAGCATCCAGAG ATAATCTTCGACAACATTCTTAACAGGAAAATCCCCTGGCCTTCTGTTCCTGGTGATATGTCCTATGAGGCTCAAGACTTGATTAACAG GTTTCTTATTCATGATCCAGATCTGCGCCTCGGAGCAAATGGATCGTCAGAG GTGAAAACACATCCTTTTTTCAAGGGAGTTAACTGGGACACCCTTGCATTACAAAAG GCCGTCTTTGTACCACAGCCTGATAGTGCAGATGATACAAGTTATTTCGTTTCACGGTACTCTCAAATTCCTAGTGGGTTGCCAGATGAACAGGACTGTAGTGATTCTGCTACTGATACTAGTGACCTATACTCAAATTCTGGACTTGAG ATGGATGAATGCGGTGATCTGGCGGAGTTTGATTCTTCCCCTCTTAACCTATCATTGATAAACTTCTCTTTCAAG AATCTGTCGCAGTTGGCGTCCATTAATTATGACGTGCTCTTGCAGACTGGGAAGGATCCAACAAAGTGCAGCCCATCCAAATCTCGAGACACTTAA